A genomic stretch from Sphingobacterium sp. ML3W includes:
- a CDS encoding deoxyribodipyrimidine photo-lyase, with protein MDKRATMIWFRNDLRLHDNEVFYQASEKSSFIIPVYCFDPRYFDRNQFGNLNTGVLRAAFVIEAVTALKEKLKSHGSDLLTYIGKPEDIIPRIAQKYQVNEVYHHREVALRETSISEKVESELWNSKINLRHFIGHTLYHKEDLPFPIKDIPNGFSVFKKKVERESTVRQPIPFPSNFLTPPHLEDTKIPTLKDLGYSDEEIKSVDDIYILGGEDTALSIMHSVLSTYPETEQDPVILGPFIAAGALSPILLYNNIKKLGEGKKDKRFEKIIDILLWRDYFRFMLKKYPNVFFKPLGSKNSTTVDIPALTVNEDLFEKWKSGQTADDFINSTMIQLKKTGYIPYQAGLIAASYLVHEYQVNWLKGASWFEEQLLDYSPATVYGQWSHVAGVGTSEKDNKALDWQKLIKTNFPNGLPKLDELFAK; from the coding sequence ATGGACAAAAGGGCTACAATGATCTGGTTTAGAAATGATTTAAGACTTCATGACAATGAGGTATTTTATCAAGCCTCTGAGAAGAGTTCCTTCATCATTCCTGTCTATTGTTTTGATCCCCGTTATTTTGACCGCAATCAATTTGGTAATTTAAATACTGGTGTACTGCGTGCAGCATTTGTGATCGAAGCCGTCACTGCCTTAAAAGAAAAATTAAAAAGCCACGGAAGTGACCTACTGACCTATATTGGCAAACCGGAGGATATTATCCCTCGTATTGCCCAAAAATATCAGGTCAATGAAGTCTATCACCATCGGGAAGTTGCACTGCGCGAGACCTCTATTTCCGAAAAAGTAGAGAGTGAGCTCTGGAATAGCAAAATCAACCTCCGCCATTTTATTGGACACACACTTTACCATAAAGAAGATCTCCCTTTTCCGATCAAAGATATTCCGAATGGATTTTCCGTTTTCAAGAAAAAGGTGGAACGTGAGAGTACGGTACGCCAACCGATTCCTTTCCCCTCAAATTTCCTGACTCCCCCACATCTGGAAGACACCAAGATCCCCACGTTGAAGGACCTAGGCTATTCAGATGAGGAGATCAAATCTGTTGATGACATCTATATATTGGGAGGAGAAGATACTGCATTGAGTATTATGCATTCGGTATTGTCCACTTATCCAGAAACGGAGCAGGATCCTGTCATATTGGGTCCTTTTATCGCTGCTGGAGCTTTATCCCCAATCCTTCTTTACAACAACATTAAGAAATTGGGCGAAGGAAAAAAAGATAAACGATTCGAAAAAATAATAGACATCTTACTTTGGCGGGATTATTTCCGTTTTATGCTCAAAAAATATCCAAATGTATTTTTCAAACCGCTGGGTTCAAAAAACAGTACTACGGTAGATATCCCGGCGTTAACGGTGAATGAGGATCTATTCGAAAAATGGAAATCCGGTCAGACAGCGGATGATTTTATCAATAGCACCATGATACAGTTGAAAAAGACGGGTTATATCCCCTATCAGGCGGGATTGATCGCCGCCAGTTATCTGGTGCATGAGTATCAGGTCAATTGGTTAAAGGGAGCATCCTGGTTTGAAGAACAGCTTTTGGACTATTCTCCAGCCACCGTATACGGGCAATGGTCCCATGTCGCTGGCGTAGGCACAAGTGAAAAGGACAACAAAGCTTTGGATTGGCAGAAATTGATCAAAACCAACTTCCCAAATGGTCTTCCAAAATTGGATGAATTATTCGCTAAATAA